The proteins below are encoded in one region of Labeo rohita strain BAU-BD-2019 chromosome 15, IGBB_LRoh.1.0, whole genome shotgun sequence:
- the LOC127177491 gene encoding olfactory receptor 1D2-like, which produces MATENMMEPPLENKSSVLLFTLSGLNETMENRFVFFSFTTLFYPLMVFCNVTVIFTIISHKKLHEPMYLFICNLCVNGLFGTSGFYPKFMYDLLSHDHVISYAGCMIQILVIYSSALCDLLTLTAMAYDRYVAICRPLEYHSIMTSQRVFRCILFCWLISLFCISVLIILLARLTLCGSTIEKLYCEIWAVAKLSCFSTTVNNVFGYIVILGYVGHSVFIFCSYIQLIKKCRRSIEGRHKFIQTCVPHLLSLINVTAALLFDVLYSRYGSKNLPQSVRNFMAMEFLLVPPILNPLIYGLNLKTVRQQVITLFFKKQGMSG; this is translated from the exons ATGGCAACAGAGAACATG ATGGAGCCACCACTTGAGAATAAGTCCAGTGTCCTACTATTTACACTCTCTGGTCTCAATGAAACAATGGAAAacagatttgtgtttttttcatttaccaCACTGTTTTATCCATTGATGGTCTTTTGTAATGTAACAGTAATTTTCACTATAATCTCACATAAGAAGCTTCACGAACCAATGTATCTGTTTATCTGTAATTTATGTGTAAATGGACTTTTTGGAACCTCTGGATTTTACCCTAAATTCATGTATGATTTATTATCACATGATCATGTGATTTCTTATGCTGGATGTATGATTCAGATATTGGTAATTTATTCATCTGCTTTGTGTGACCTTTTAACATTAACAGCAATGGCATATGACAGGTATGTGGCAATATGTAGACCACTGGAGTATCATTCAATAATGACCAGTCAGAGGGTTTTCCGATGTATCCTTTTCTGCTGGCTGATTTCATTGTTTTGCATTTCTGTTCTAATTATATTACTTGCTAGACTTACTTTATGTGGCTCTACTATTGAAAAGTTATATTGTGAGATTTGGGCAGTTGCAAAACtttcatgtttttccacaacagTAAATAATGTGTTTGGGTACATTGTTATTCTCGGCTACGTTGGACATtcagtatttatattttgctCGTACATTCAACTGATTAAAAAGTGCAGGAGGTCAATAGAGGGCAGGCACAAATTCATACAAACGTGTGTACCGCATCTGCTTTCACTCATCAATGTGACTGCTGCATTGTTATTTGATGTACTGTACAGTCGTTATGGCTCAAAAAATTTGCCACAAAGTGTGCGTAATTTCATGGCAATGGAATTCTTACTTGTACCACCCATTTTAAATCCCCTTATATATGGTCTAAATCTGAAAACAGTACGCCAGCAAGTTATTACACTGTTTTTCAAGAAACAGGGAATGTCTGggtga
- the LOC127177492 gene encoding olfactory receptor 52D1-like, with product MQTENMVRFQLFLKNDSSVLVFTLSGLNETMKNRYVLLSVTALFYPLMIFCNITVIITILLHKKLHEPMYLFICNLCVNGLFGTSGFYPKFMYDLLAHDHVISYVGCMIQIFVIYSSILCDFSTLTVMAYDRYVAICRPLEYHSKMTNQKIVKCILFCWLTPFFCMSFLIVLISRLTLCGFSIEKLYCEIWAVAKLSCFSTTVNNVFGYIVILTYFGHALLIFCSYIYLIRKCRKSIEGRHKFIQTCVPHLLALITVTTAFLFDVLYSRYGSRNVPQSLRNFMALEFLLIPPILNPLIYGLNLTTVRHQIIRLLFKKQVGISK from the exons ATGCAGACAGAGAACATGGTAAGATTTCAACTGTTTT TGAAGAATGATTCCAGTGTCTTAGTATTTACACTCTCTGGTCTGAATGAAACAATGAAGAACAGATATGTTTTGTTATCTGTCACTGCACTGTTTTATCCCctgatgatattttgtaatataactgTAATTATAACTATACTCTTACATAAGAAGCTTCACGAACCAATGTATCTGTTTATATGTAATCTGTGTGTAAATGGACTTTTTGGCACTTCTGGATTCTACCCTAAGTTCATGTATGATTTATTAGCCCATGATCATGTGATTTCCTATGTTGGATGTATGATTCAGATATTTGTCATTTATTCTTCTATTCTGTGTGACTTTTCAACATTAACAGTGATGGCATATGACAGGTATGTGGCAATATGTAGACCACTGGAGTAtcattcaaaaatgacaaatcagaAAATTGTTAAATGTATCCTTTTCTGCTGGCTGACTCCATTTTTTTGCATGTCTTTTCTAATTGTGTTAATATCTAGACTCACCTTATGTGGCTTTAGTATTGAAAAGCTATATTGTGAGATTTGGGCAGTTGCAAAACTTTCTTGCTTTTCTACAACTGTGAATAATGTGTTTGGGTACATTGTTATTCTTACATACTTTGGGCATGCATTATTGATATTTTGCTCATACATTTACTTAATCAGAAAGTGTAGGAAGTCAATAGAGGGCAGGCACAAATTCATACAAACATGTGTACCACATCTGCTTGCACTGATCACTGTGacaacagcatttttgtttGATGTTCTGTACAGTCGTTATGGTTCAAGGAATGTGCCTCAAAGTCTGCGTAACTTCATGGCTCTAGAGTTCTTACTTATACCACCGATTTTAAATCCTCTTATTTATGGTCTAAATTTGACAACAGTACGCCATCAAATTATTAGActgttgttcaagaaacaagTGGGCATATCTAAATGA